One SAR202 cluster bacterium genomic window, TCCCACATGGGGCGCGTGAAGATCGAGGGCCTCGGCGCGGCGGCGTTCATAAGCTCCATCTTTAGCTTCGATGTCTCCACCCTCAAGATCGGCCGCGCCAAGTACGGCGTTATCTGCAACGAGCAGGGCGGGATCATCGACGACTGCATCGTCTACAGGCGCGGCGATGACCGCTACCTGCTGGTGCCGAACGCAGGCAACCTGGACAGGGTCATGGAGTGGATCGCGCAGTGGGCGCCGGCGAAGGACAAGGTCAAGATCGATAACATCTCCAACCAGTTCGCAATGGTGGCGTTACAGGGTCCCAAGGCAGCCGAGCTGCTGGCTGGACTGACGAAGTACGACGTAGCATCTATCAGGCCGTTCGCCATCGCCGAGTTCGAGGTCGCGGGCATACCGGCGATTGCCGGCCGAACAGGCTACACTGGCGAGGACGGTTTTGAGGTTATCGCCTCCAAAGACAAGGCCGCCAAGCTGTGGCAGACACTCAAGGACAGGGGTGCGAGAGAATGCGGCCTTGGCGCGCGGGACGTCCTGCGACTGGAAGCCGGCCTGCCCCTCCACGGCAATGACATGAACGACACTGTCAACCCGTATGAGGCGAGCGTGGAGCGGTTCATCGATATCGACCGCGAGGGGTATATTCCCCGCAAGGCCCTCATCAAGGCGCGCGACAACCAGACGAGGAAGCTCGTGGGCTTCCAGATGGTGGGCAAGGGCATCCCCCGCCACGGCTACGACATCACCGACGGCACGAAGAAGATCGGCGAGGTTACCAGCGGCGGCGTCGCGCCCACGATAGACAAGAATATAGGCATGGGATTCGTCCCTGTCTCGATGGCTGCGGAAGGCACACGGTTCCAGGTGGACGTGCGCGGCCGCATGATCGAGGCAGAGGTGGTTCCCCTGCCGTTTTACCGGAGAAAGAAAGCATGAATCCCAAGGACTTGAAGTACAGCAAAGAGCACGAGTGGGTCCGAATCGAGAAGGACGGCACCACCACCATCGGCATCACTGCCTTCGCCGCCGACCAGCTCGGCGACGTGGTGTACGTGGACCTGCCGGAGGTGGGCTCAACGGTGCAGCAGTTCGCCAAGTTCGGCGAGGTGGAGTCGGTCAAGGCCGTCTCGGACATCTACTCGCCCGTGAGCGGCACCGTAACGGCCCGGAACGAGGCCATCGTAAAGACTCCCGAATCGGTCAACAGCGCCCCGTTTGAAGGCGGCTGGCTCGTCAAGGTCAAGCTGGCGAACAAGGGTGAGCTCGACACGCTGCTCACGTCCGACCAGTACGACAAGTTCCTCGCAGCGCAGTAGAGAGAGTAACCATGGACCGGTTTTCTTCCCCTTACAGCCCGAATACGGACGCCGACCGCAAGAAGATGCTGGACGCAATCGGCGTCAAGTCGGTAGACGACCTCTTCAAGGTCATCCCGGCGCAGTACCGCAATCCAAAGCTGAACATCCCCGAGCCCACGGCCGAGATGGACCTGAAGCGGGAGCTTGAGGCGATGGCGAACGCAAACGCCGTCCCCGGCAAGTTCGCCTGCTTTCTGGGCGGCGGCGCATACCGACACCACATCCCGAGTGTCGTCAAAGCGATCATCAGCCGCGGCGAGTTCCTGACCTCCTATACGCCGTACCAGCCGGAGATATCACAGGGCACGCTCCAAACCGCCTATGAGTTCCAGACACTCGTCTGCCAGCTTACCGGCATGGAGGTGGCCAACACCGGCATGTACGACGGCGCTACCGCCCTTGCCGAGGCCGCGCTCATGGCCGCGCGCCTGACCCGCCGCGACAAGATCGCCGTCCTCGAGACGGTCTCGCCCAAGTACCTGAAAGTCATCCAGACCTACTCCCAGGCGCTCAAGGTCAACTACTACGTCGTCCCCGCAGGCCAGGAGAAGCTGGACGACGACACGGCGTGCCTGCTTGTCCAGCAGCCCAATTTCTACGGCTACATGGAAGACATGGCGAAGCTCTCCGAGAGGGCGCACTCCCAGGGGGCGCTCTTCGTCGTAAGCGCCGACCCCACGTCGCTCGGCATGTTAAAGTCGCCAGGCGAGTACGACGCGGACATTGTTGTGTCCGAGGGACAGGCCGTCGGAGTGCCGCTATCGTTCGGCGGGCCGTACACCGGCTTCTTCGCGTGCAAGGAGAAGCACCTGCGCCAGATGCCGGGCCGTATCGTCGGCAAGACGGTCGACAGCAAGGGCCGCACCGGCTACGTGCTTACGCTCCAGACGCGCGAGCAGCACATCCGCCGCGAGAAGGCAACCTCCAACATCTGCACCAGCGTGGCGCTGATTGCTCTCATGTCCACAATCTACATGTCGGCGATGGGCAAGCAGGGCATGAAGAAGGTAGCGGAGCTCTGCTACCACAAGGCGCACTACGCCGCCTCGCAGATCGAAAAGGTCCCGGGTTACTCCCTGCCGATTAAAGGCACGTTCTTCCGCGAGTTCGTTGTGAAGTGCCCCCTGCCACCCGCGGAGATCAACAAAAAGCTGCTGGAGCAAGGCATCATCGGCGGCTTGGACATCAGCAAGCAGGTCCCGAACGGCATGCTGATCGCAGTTACGGAGACGAACACGAAGGAAGAGATCGACGCCCTCGCCGCGGCCCTCAAGAAGATTGCATCCGGCGTCGCAGCGGCGAAGAGGTAGACCTCTCCCCCTGCCCCCTCTCCGTGCACGGAGAGGGGGTCAAAGACAAGAAAACAGGACTCGACATGACAATCACACGAGAGTATCTCGACCAGAACAACCGCAAGCTCCTCATGGACCGCAGCGTGCCGGGCAGGATGGGCACCACCCTCCCGAAGCTCGACGTGCCGGCGGCTCCCCTGCCCGACAAGTCGATGCTACGCGACAGCCTGGAGTTCCCGGAGGTCACCGAGAACGAGATCGTCCGGTACTTCACCCAGCTCAGCCAGCTCAACTTCTCCATAGACACGCAGTTCTACCCGCTCGGTAGCTGCACAATGAAGTACAACCCGAAGCTCCACGAGGAGATGTCCTTCCAGCCGGGCTTCGCAAACATCCACCCGAACCAGTCTGCGGAGAGCGTACAGGGCGCGCTCAAGCTCATGTACGACCTGCAGGGCCTGCTGTGCGAGATCACCGGCATGAAGGGCGCGAGCCTCACCCCCATGGCGGGCGCGGACGGCGAGCTGGCCGGCATGCTTATGACGCGGGCATACCACCAGTCGCGCGGCGATCTCAAGCGCACGAAGGTGCTCATACCGGACAGCGCTCACGGCACCAACCCCGCCTCCGCCGCAATGGCGGGCTTTGAGGTGGTCACTCTCAAATCCGACGCGAACGGCAACACCGATCTGGAAGCTCTCAAGAGCCTCGTCGGGCCGGACCTCGCAGGACTGATGATCACGCTGCCGAGCACGCTCGGCCTGTTCGATACGAACATCCTTGAGGTGGTCCGCATCGTCAAGGAGAACGGCGGCGTCATATACGGCGACGGAGCGAACCTGAACGCGCTCCTGGGACGCGTGAAGCTGGGCGAGCTCGGCTTCGACGTCATCCACTCCAACTTGCACAAGACCTTCAGCACGCCGCACGGCGGCGGCGGCCCTGGCGCGGGGCCGGTAATGGTGGGCGAGCGACTGGCGCCGTTCCTGCCCGCCCCTATCGTCGCGAAAAAGAAGGGCGACGACGGCAAGGACGCGTACGACTACTTCTACCCGCCCCAGACCATCGGCAAGATGGGCGCATTCCAGGGCAACTTTGGCATGTTCATCCGCGCCTACACGTTCATCCGCCTGCTGGGCAACACCGGCATAGATAAAATCGGCAAAGACGCGGTGATCAACGCAAACTACGTCCAGAGCCAGCTCAAGGGCTACTACCACCTGCCCTACGACCGCACCTGCATGCACGAGGTCGTCTTTTCGGCCAAGAACCTCAAGAAGGCGCACGACGTGGACGCGTTGGACGTTGCCAAGCGCCTCATCGATTACAACATCCACCCGCCGACGATGTACTTCCCGCTTATCGTGGAGCAGGCGCTGATGATCGAGCCGACGGAGTCGGAGTCGGTAGAGACGCTGGACACCTTCATCGAGGTTATGAAGACCATCGCACAGGAAGCAAAGGACAACCCCGAGCTTCTCCACGACGCTCCCCACAACACGCCCAACACCCGCCTGGATGAGGCCCGCGCGGCCCGCAAGCCTGACCTGCGGTGGAAGAAGGCGTAGGGCTAGTTCGCCAACATAGAAGAGTGCACGTTGACTGTGCACTCTTCTATTTTTTAAGCCGCCTAGGTATACTTTTGTCATACTGTGGTATGACCGCTATTTATGGGAGGGAGTACATATGGCGGGAACAGCAAAAATAGCTATAAGTCTACCTGAGAAGACGTTGGCAGCAGTAGAGCGACGCAGGCGGACCACAGGAGAAAGTCGCAGCCAGTACGTTCGCAGGGCAGTCGAGTCTTTGACAAGAATTGAGCAAGAGCGCGAATGGGATGAGCAAATGGCCCAGTCATACCGTGAGAATCCAGAAACCCAAGAAGAGTTGGAAGCGCTCAGAAAATCTGCCAGTATCCTGTTTGCGCAGTATCCTTGGGAATGAAGCAAGGCGAGATTTGGTGGGCCGATTTGGGACCTCCAGCCGGCACAAGGCCGGTGCTGCTCCTTTCACGCAATAAGGTCTATATCTCCAGGGATTCGGTGACCGTGGCGCTGGTGACGACCCGCATGAGGGGGTTGCCGTCAGAAATTCCGCTATCATCCAAAGACGGAATGCCTCGGGATTGCGTCATCAATATCGACGTAATTGATACGGTCCCCAAGCAGTACCTTACTCGTCGAATCACCGCCATCAATGACGAGAAAACGGCGGCCGTTGAGAAGGCAATTCACTACGTTTTCGGACTGAGTTGGTAAATATTCATACATCA contains:
- a CDS encoding glycine dehydrogenase subunit 2 is translated as MTITREYLDQNNRKLLMDRSVPGRMGTTLPKLDVPAAPLPDKSMLRDSLEFPEVTENEIVRYFTQLSQLNFSIDTQFYPLGSCTMKYNPKLHEEMSFQPGFANIHPNQSAESVQGALKLMYDLQGLLCEITGMKGASLTPMAGADGELAGMLMTRAYHQSRGDLKRTKVLIPDSAHGTNPASAAMAGFEVVTLKSDANGNTDLEALKSLVGPDLAGLMITLPSTLGLFDTNILEVVRIVKENGGVIYGDGANLNALLGRVKLGELGFDVIHSNLHKTFSTPHGGGGPGAGPVMVGERLAPFLPAPIVAKKKGDDGKDAYDYFYPPQTIGKMGAFQGNFGMFIRAYTFIRLLGNTGIDKIGKDAVINANYVQSQLKGYYHLPYDRTCMHEVVFSAKNLKKAHDVDALDVAKRLIDYNIHPPTMYFPLIVEQALMIEPTESESVETLDTFIEVMKTIAQEAKDNPELLHDAPHNTPNTRLDEARAARKPDLRWKKA
- a CDS encoding aminomethyl-transferring glycine dehydrogenase subunit GcvPA, translated to MDRFSSPYSPNTDADRKKMLDAIGVKSVDDLFKVIPAQYRNPKLNIPEPTAEMDLKRELEAMANANAVPGKFACFLGGGAYRHHIPSVVKAIISRGEFLTSYTPYQPEISQGTLQTAYEFQTLVCQLTGMEVANTGMYDGATALAEAALMAARLTRRDKIAVLETVSPKYLKVIQTYSQALKVNYYVVPAGQEKLDDDTACLLVQQPNFYGYMEDMAKLSERAHSQGALFVVSADPTSLGMLKSPGEYDADIVVSEGQAVGVPLSFGGPYTGFFACKEKHLRQMPGRIVGKTVDSKGRTGYVLTLQTREQHIRREKATSNICTSVALIALMSTIYMSAMGKQGMKKVAELCYHKAHYAASQIEKVPGYSLPIKGTFFREFVVKCPLPPAEINKKLLEQGIIGGLDISKQVPNGMLIAVTETNTKEEIDALAAALKKIASGVAAAKR
- a CDS encoding type II toxin-antitoxin system PemK/MazF family toxin, with protein sequence MKQGEIWWADLGPPAGTRPVLLLSRNKVYISRDSVTVALVTTRMRGLPSEIPLSSKDGMPRDCVINIDVIDTVPKQYLTRRITAINDEKTAAVEKAIHYVFGLSW
- the gcvH gene encoding glycine cleavage system protein GcvH gives rise to the protein MNPKDLKYSKEHEWVRIEKDGTTTIGITAFAADQLGDVVYVDLPEVGSTVQQFAKFGEVESVKAVSDIYSPVSGTVTARNEAIVKTPESVNSAPFEGGWLVKVKLANKGELDTLLTSDQYDKFLAAQ
- the gcvT gene encoding glycine cleavage system aminomethyltransferase GcvT produces the protein MDQTNQTLKRTPLYETHIASGARMVPFGGWDMPVQYTSILEEAKAVRTASGIFDVSHMGRVKIEGLGAAAFISSIFSFDVSTLKIGRAKYGVICNEQGGIIDDCIVYRRGDDRYLLVPNAGNLDRVMEWIAQWAPAKDKVKIDNISNQFAMVALQGPKAAELLAGLTKYDVASIRPFAIAEFEVAGIPAIAGRTGYTGEDGFEVIASKDKAAKLWQTLKDRGARECGLGARDVLRLEAGLPLHGNDMNDTVNPYEASVERFIDIDREGYIPRKALIKARDNQTRKLVGFQMVGKGIPRHGYDITDGTKKIGEVTSGGVAPTIDKNIGMGFVPVSMAAEGTRFQVDVRGRMIEAEVVPLPFYRRKKA
- a CDS encoding ribbon-helix-helix protein, CopG family; amino-acid sequence: MAGTAKIAISLPEKTLAAVERRRRTTGESRSQYVRRAVESLTRIEQEREWDEQMAQSYRENPETQEELEALRKSASILFAQYPWE